One window of the Zea mays cultivar B73 chromosome 3, Zm-B73-REFERENCE-NAM-5.0, whole genome shotgun sequence genome contains the following:
- the LOC100217259 gene encoding uncharacterized protein LOC100217259, translating into MDDAPAAIVKAKGGRGAFLAHFFIVLPVVTLCVVVYAPRYFSGPPPYYGGGANDVGGISAPRPSSMTRTSSSSSAHLGGLGYVAGRRDADEDDQQLGVGDGGALPQQVVLDNQVGSPCSSLPNHTICCDRSDYHSDVCFMAGDVRTDAASLALLLFPPRAASSAPEPPAAEERIRPYTRKWDAYITKTIHEVTLRVARPEEAAAAAHRCDVRHDAPVLVVTAGGYSHNMFHVFNDGFLPLWLTAQHLRRRAVLAVLSYSPRWAGTYGEILAGLSRYHAIDLLRDKRTHCFPGAVVGTRYHDYLAVNSTRLRDNKTIADFHDFLAGVYSDDDVRNDKAAGGSSSSRRPEMAWYERRRPRLGIVSRKGRRVVENQAAVAQLAASVGFDVDIMETANGAPLSAVYASVSSYDALVGVHGADLTTFLFLRPGRAALAQIAPLGITMLSRNLFGVPAARMGLHYVQYDVSARESSLSRRYPLDHVVVADPARARREQGKQEWELVEHVYLRGQNVSLDLGRFRETLARIHSRLKEQQQGHASRSSPDASPQI; encoded by the coding sequence ATGGACGACGCACCTGCAGCCATCGTCAAGGCCAAGGGCGGCAGGGGGGCGTTCCTCGCCCACTTCTTCATCGTGCTCCCCGTCGTCACCCTGTGCGTCGTCGTCTACGCCCCACGCTACTTCTCCGGTCCCCCACCGTACTACGGCGGCGGCGCCAACGACGTCGGCGGCATCTCCGCGCCCAGGCCCAGCTCGATGACCCGTACGTCGTCCTCGTCGTCAGCGCATCTCGGCGGGTTGGGCTACGTCGCTGGCCGCCGCGATGCAGACGAAGACGACCAGCAGCTGGGTGTGGGTGACGGCGGCGCGCTGCCGCAGCAGGTGGTTCTTGACAACCAGGTGGGCTCCCCGTGCTCGTCCCTGCCCAACCACACCATCTGCTGCGACCGCTCCGACTACCACTCCGACGTCTGCTTCATGGCCGGCGACGTGCGCACGGACGCCGCGTCCCTGGCCCTCCTGCTGTTCCCGCCGCGAGCAGCGTCGTCAGCGCCGGAGCCACCCGCCGCGGAGGAGCGGATACGGCCCTACACGCGCAAGTGGGACGCCTACATCACCAAGACCATCCACGAGGTCACGCTCCGGGTGGCCCGGCCGGaggaggccgccgccgccgcgcaccGGTGCGACGTCCGGCACGACGCGCCGGTCCTCGTCGTCACGGCGGGCGGGTACAGCCACAACATGTTCCACGTCTTCAACGATGGATTCCTGCCGCTGTGGCTGACGGCGCAGCACCTCCGCCGCCGCGCCGTGCTCGCGGTGCTCTCGTACAGCCCGCGCTGGGCCGGCACCTACGGCGAGATACTCGCAGGCCTCTCGCGGTACCACGCCATCGACCTGCTCAGGGACAAGAGGACGCACTGCTTCCCGGGCGCCGTCGTGGGCACCCGCTACCACGACTACCTCGCCGTCAACTCCACGCGGCTCCGGGACAACAAGACCATCGCGGACTTCCACGACTTCCTCGCCGGCGTGTACAGCGACGACGACGTGCGCAACGACAAAGCTGcaggcggcagcagcagcagcaggaggcCGGAGATGGCGTGGTACGAGCGGCGCCGGCCACGGCTCGGGATCGTGTCGCGCAAGGGGAGGCGCGTGGTCGAGAACCAGGCGGCCGTGGCGCAGCTGGCGGCGTCGGTCGGGTTCGACGTGGACATCATGGAGACGGCCAACGGCGCGCCGCTCTCGGCCGTGTACGCGTCCGTGAGCTCGTACGATGCGCTGGTGGGCGTGCACGGCGCCGACCTGACCACGTTCCTGTTCCTGCGCCCCGGCCGCGCGGCGCTGGCGCAGATCGCGCCGCTCGGCATCACCATGCTCTCGCGCAACCTCTTCGGCGTGCCGGCGGCCAGGATGGGGCTGCACTACGTGCAGTACGACGTGAGCGCGCGCGAGAGCTCGCTGAGCCGCAGGTATCCGCTCGACCATGTCGTCGTGGCCGACCCGGCGAGGGCAAGGCGGGAGCAGGGGAAGCAGGAGTGGGAGCTTGTGGAGCACGTGTACCTACGAGGGCAGAACGTCAGCCTGGACCTCGGCAGGTTCCGGGAGACACTGGCCAGGATCCACTCCCGACTCAAGGAGCAACAACAAGGTCACGCTTCCAGGTCCAGTCCAGATGCGTCACCGCAAATATAG